One genomic window of Pontibacillus halophilus JSM 076056 = DSM 19796 includes the following:
- a CDS encoding long-chain-fatty-acid--CoA ligase, giving the protein MSKSWLKHYPNDVETDVQIPDWSIPDMLEDTADKLPEQVALSFYKQEMTYKELNEASNVFARSLQSRGVKKGDRVAIMLPTCPQFVIAYFGILKCGAIVTQINPMLVERELSHILNDAGAETIVAFDGAYENVKKVQPQTPLKTIIMLEFQPRIQLGEGDTSFQAFLAEGTGQLNPVTINSLEDVAVFQYTGGTTGRSKGAMLTHRNIVANTVQSYEFFKHHIRYGQERTLTVLPLFHVFGMTSAMLLSIRTGATNILLPKFDVQEVLETIRDEKPTMFPGVPTMYVAIIHHPEADQYGLNSLRLCNSGSAPMPVELLKAFERKTGASILEGFGLSEAAPVTHCNPPFGERKYGSVGIGYPSTDYKVVDVANGVDEVELGEIGELIVSGPQVMKGYWNNEEETAIALRDGWLYTGDLARMDEDGYVSIVDRKKDLIISRGYNIYPRDVEEVLYEHPAVMEAVVIGVPDPYRGEQVQAVVVLKSGESITEEALIDYCSEHMAPYKVPKAIEFRQGLPKTNVGKILRRSIREQYQKQKSNT; this is encoded by the coding sequence TTGAGTAAAAGTTGGTTGAAGCATTACCCGAATGATGTTGAGACAGACGTTCAAATACCAGATTGGTCAATTCCAGATATGCTTGAAGATACGGCGGATAAGCTTCCGGAGCAAGTAGCGCTCAGTTTCTATAAACAGGAGATGACGTACAAGGAATTAAATGAAGCATCAAATGTCTTTGCTCGTTCTTTGCAAAGTAGAGGGGTGAAGAAGGGGGACAGGGTGGCCATCATGTTGCCCACGTGTCCTCAGTTTGTTATTGCCTATTTCGGCATATTAAAATGTGGTGCCATTGTGACGCAAATCAATCCAATGTTAGTAGAACGTGAACTCTCCCACATTCTTAATGATGCGGGCGCAGAGACCATCGTGGCATTTGATGGGGCTTATGAGAATGTAAAGAAAGTGCAACCTCAAACCCCATTAAAGACCATCATTATGCTAGAATTCCAACCGAGAATTCAACTTGGAGAAGGCGATACGTCTTTCCAAGCTTTCCTCGCCGAAGGTACAGGACAGTTAAATCCTGTCACCATTAACAGCCTTGAAGATGTAGCGGTGTTTCAATATACAGGAGGGACGACAGGGCGCTCTAAAGGAGCTATGCTAACGCACCGTAATATCGTAGCGAACACCGTACAAAGCTATGAGTTCTTTAAGCACCATATTCGATATGGGCAGGAACGTACGCTCACGGTTCTTCCATTGTTTCACGTGTTTGGCATGACAAGTGCAATGCTCTTATCGATTCGGACAGGCGCAACGAACATCTTACTTCCTAAGTTTGATGTACAAGAAGTGTTGGAAACCATTCGGGATGAGAAGCCTACGATGTTCCCTGGTGTACCTACGATGTATGTCGCAATTATTCATCATCCAGAAGCAGACCAATACGGTTTGAATAGTTTGCGCTTATGTAACAGCGGCAGCGCTCCCATGCCGGTCGAATTACTTAAGGCTTTCGAACGTAAAACGGGCGCATCTATTCTAGAAGGTTTTGGGTTGTCAGAAGCTGCTCCAGTGACTCACTGTAACCCGCCATTTGGTGAACGGAAATACGGTTCAGTAGGGATTGGGTATCCATCTACGGATTACAAGGTTGTAGATGTGGCGAATGGGGTCGATGAGGTTGAACTTGGTGAAATCGGAGAGCTGATAGTCAGTGGACCACAGGTTATGAAAGGATACTGGAACAATGAGGAAGAAACGGCCATTGCGCTTCGAGATGGATGGCTCTATACAGGTGATTTAGCGAGGATGGATGAAGATGGATACGTCTCTATTGTCGATCGTAAGAAGGACTTAATCATTTCAAGAGGGTATAACATCTATCCAAGGGACGTCGAGGAAGTGCTCTATGAACATCCTGCTGTTATGGAAGCAGTCGTCATTGGCGTACCCGATCCTTATCGAGGAGAACAGGTACAGGCGGTAGTTGTGTTGAAGAGCGGAGAAAGCATAACTGAAGAAGCACTCATAGATTACTGCAGTGAACATATGGCGCCATACAAAGTGCCAAAAGCGATTGAATTTCGACAGGGCTTGCCTAAGACAAATGTAGGGAAAATCCTGAGACGTTCAATACGAGAACAATACCAAAAACAAAAGTCGAACACTTAA
- a CDS encoding BCCT family transporter: MLKRFNPVFKISVAIMILLAISGAFFPDWLEQVTSTVKTFIANKLGWYYLIVVTFFVLVALTFLITPLGKIKLGKPGEKPEFSTPTWVAMLFSAGMGIGLVFWATAEPISHYAISSPTGETGTDQAIKDAMRFTYFHWGIHAWGIYGIVAMVLAYFNFRHDKPGLVSATLEPVIGKWANGNTGRMIDILSVVATVMGVATTLGFGAVQINGGLTYLFEIPSNFLTQLVIIAIVTVLFMISAWTGLGKGIKILSNTNLVLALILFLLVFTVGPTLFQLNLFTNSLGTYVQYLPEMSFRIAPLNSEVREWINSWTIFYWAWWIAWSPFVGIFIARVSKGRSIREFVFYVLIVPCLIGFLWFATFGGTAISLEHNGIDVISQLAPEESLFAIFSNYPLGMVASILAILLISTFFITSADSGTFVLGLMTTGGKGDPSKMVKLTWGLLLSITALALLYTGGLQALQNTMIIAALPFSIIMLLMTFSFVKTIYKEGRELGIGKIPNQKKEK; encoded by the coding sequence GTGCTAAAAAGATTTAATCCTGTTTTCAAAATTTCCGTTGCCATTATGATACTGCTTGCGATTTCCGGTGCCTTTTTCCCGGATTGGTTAGAGCAAGTCACATCAACGGTTAAAACATTTATTGCAAACAAACTAGGTTGGTACTACTTAATCGTCGTTACGTTCTTTGTGCTTGTCGCTTTAACGTTCTTAATTACGCCCCTTGGGAAAATTAAATTAGGGAAACCTGGTGAGAAACCAGAATTCTCCACACCAACTTGGGTTGCGATGCTCTTTAGCGCCGGGATGGGAATTGGACTTGTCTTCTGGGCGACGGCTGAACCAATTAGCCACTATGCCATCAGCTCCCCCACAGGAGAGACAGGGACGGATCAAGCTATTAAAGATGCCATGAGATTTACGTATTTTCACTGGGGAATCCATGCGTGGGGGATTTATGGGATTGTGGCTATGGTGCTTGCATATTTCAATTTCAGGCACGATAAGCCTGGACTAGTAAGCGCGACCTTGGAGCCTGTGATTGGGAAGTGGGCAAACGGGAATACCGGGAGAATGATTGATATCTTGTCTGTCGTTGCAACAGTCATGGGTGTCGCCACAACGCTCGGGTTCGGAGCTGTGCAAATTAATGGCGGTCTCACGTATTTGTTTGAGATTCCGAGTAATTTCCTTACACAGCTTGTTATTATTGCAATCGTTACGGTACTGTTCATGATTTCTGCTTGGACTGGATTAGGTAAGGGGATCAAAATCTTAAGTAACACGAATTTAGTCTTGGCGCTCATTCTATTCTTACTCGTATTTACCGTAGGACCTACACTGTTTCAGCTAAATTTGTTCACAAATTCGCTTGGTACGTACGTTCAATACCTACCGGAAATGAGCTTTCGTATCGCTCCATTAAATTCAGAAGTTAGGGAATGGATTAATTCTTGGACCATTTTCTACTGGGCATGGTGGATTGCTTGGTCTCCATTTGTTGGAATTTTCATTGCGCGAGTTTCTAAGGGGAGGAGCATTCGTGAGTTTGTCTTTTACGTGCTTATTGTACCCTGTTTGATTGGGTTCTTATGGTTTGCGACTTTCGGAGGAACGGCAATCTCGCTTGAGCATAATGGTATAGATGTTATTTCTCAGCTTGCACCGGAAGAATCGTTGTTTGCTATATTCTCAAACTATCCATTAGGCATGGTAGCATCTATACTTGCGATTCTCCTCATTAGCACATTCTTTATTACATCTGCAGACTCTGGAACGTTCGTTCTTGGATTGATGACAACAGGTGGAAAGGGAGACCCAAGTAAAATGGTGAAGCTTACTTGGGGACTATTGCTATCTATTACCGCACTTGCCCTCCTCTATACAGGTGGTTTGCAGGCGCTGCAGAATACGATGATTATTGCAGCCTTGCCATTCTCCATCATTATGCTTCTTATGACGTTTAGCTTTGTGAAGACGATTTACAAGGAAGGTCGAGAACTTGGGATTGGAAAGATTCCGAATCAGAAGAAAGAGAAGTAA
- a CDS encoding response regulator transcription factor, with protein MAKILVVEDERSIRSFIVLNLKRENYDVKEATTGEEALEWLGKEAFDLILLDLMLPGVDGVEVCRRVRARNRRIGIIMLTAKVQEEDKVNGLVTGADDYIPKPFSPKELLARVGALLRRISPKEQEDVVYSGAFKLLIREEKLIKEASVVDVTPTEFHLLFVLIEHEGTPLSRHQLLDKVWGETYVGDPKVVDVNIRRLRRKIEPDPSQPQFIRTVWGKGYEWMGASL; from the coding sequence GTGGCAAAGATTTTAGTTGTAGAAGATGAGCGCTCAATTAGAAGTTTTATCGTACTAAATCTCAAGAGAGAAAACTACGATGTCAAAGAGGCTACAACAGGTGAAGAAGCTTTAGAGTGGCTTGGCAAAGAAGCCTTTGACCTTATTCTGCTTGATCTCATGCTACCAGGAGTAGATGGGGTTGAGGTGTGTAGAAGAGTAAGAGCGAGGAATCGAAGGATTGGAATTATTATGCTAACAGCGAAAGTGCAAGAAGAAGATAAGGTGAACGGGTTAGTAACGGGTGCAGATGACTACATTCCAAAACCATTTAGCCCAAAAGAATTATTAGCGAGAGTAGGTGCCTTGTTAAGGAGGATCTCTCCAAAGGAACAGGAAGATGTCGTTTATTCTGGTGCATTTAAATTACTCATAAGAGAAGAGAAACTTATCAAAGAAGCCAGCGTTGTGGATGTGACACCTACAGAATTTCACCTCCTTTTCGTCCTTATTGAACATGAAGGAACGCCACTTTCTCGCCATCAGTTGTTAGACAAAGTATGGGGAGAAACCTACGTAGGAGATCCAAAAGTTGTAGATGTGAATATTCGAAGACTGCGTCGAAAGATTGAACCTGACCCATCCCAGCCACAATTTATTCGGACAGTGTGGGGGAAAGGATACGAATGGATGGGAGCTTCGCTATGA
- a CDS encoding SDR family NAD(P)-dependent oxidoreductase, producing MGRFQDQIAVITGGGSGIGEQTARRIVLDGGSVFLIGRTEEKLKGTCNLLNEIRPNSADYIVADVTQEEEVQHVKEELEERTPLLHVVVNNAGGSSQSTIMDLSLDEWQRVQDVNLTSVFLVSKCLSPRMVKEAERDGNNRAIVNVASLSGHKAGAEIPHYSAAKASVIHFTKALAAELSPKGVRVNSVSPGFTRTPLTEEGLENERFKETIRRKTALQRVGDADEIANVIAFAASKEASYMTGSDLLVDGGWLLT from the coding sequence ATGGGACGATTTCAGGATCAAATAGCAGTTATAACAGGCGGTGGAAGTGGGATTGGAGAACAAACGGCAAGGCGTATCGTCTTAGATGGAGGCTCTGTCTTCCTAATAGGCCGAACGGAGGAAAAGCTGAAAGGTACTTGTAATCTGTTAAATGAGATTCGTCCTAATTCAGCTGACTATATCGTTGCGGATGTAACACAGGAGGAGGAGGTTCAACATGTAAAGGAAGAGCTTGAAGAGCGAACACCCTTACTCCATGTTGTTGTGAATAACGCAGGCGGCTCTAGTCAATCTACCATTATGGATTTGTCGTTGGATGAGTGGCAGCGTGTACAAGATGTCAATCTCACCAGTGTTTTTCTTGTATCTAAATGCCTGTCTCCCCGCATGGTTAAGGAAGCAGAACGTGACGGTAACAATCGTGCCATTGTGAATGTTGCGTCACTTTCAGGTCATAAAGCCGGGGCAGAGATACCGCATTATAGTGCAGCGAAGGCTAGCGTAATCCATTTTACAAAAGCCTTGGCAGCTGAGCTTTCCCCTAAGGGGGTTCGAGTTAATTCAGTCTCACCAGGGTTTACTCGTACGCCACTAACGGAAGAAGGACTTGAGAATGAACGATTTAAAGAAACAATTCGAAGAAAGACAGCTTTACAACGTGTTGGAGACGCTGATGAAATTGCTAATGTTATCGCGTTTGCCGCTTCTAAAGAAGCGTCATACATGACAGGAAGTGACCTTCTTGTTGATGGTGGGTGGTTGCTTACCTAA
- a CDS encoding HAMP domain-containing sensor histidine kinase: MKRRVVLSFMVVILLMLVLVETVLYFGVKEHYYVSMANTLQRHAETSASFFNKYEDQQLRNYKGHSDEIIHSFQYPGTRLELLDREGKVLFSSTGFMVPDDYPLPKRVLTGEETYDVESMETTDESVLASYSPLMYNGQTIAVLKYTTSLEEANRTIRTIMLWSVAIGSTLSIFVFFVSLWIANSLVTPIREITKGASNLTESYFQHRLNEAYPHELGRLSKTLNYMAEEIETSNRMKNEFISSISHELRTPLTGIKGWVDTLKGNKGLTDEEQEQGMEMLSSETDRLIHLVEELLDFSRFQSNRIILHKEYFCLSHLIQEVYVQLEPYLLEKQITCTLVNSGAVDLFGDRARIKQVLLNLMDNAIKYSQSQTIIELSLEYTSEEARVRIKDEGIGIQQEKLPHVKETFYQSDTRQAGSGLGLAVSDKIVKLHGGHLEIQSEWGKGTEVIVVLPRG; this comes from the coding sequence ATGAAGAGGCGTGTCGTCTTGTCGTTTATGGTAGTCATCTTATTGATGCTCGTCTTAGTGGAAACAGTTCTTTATTTCGGTGTTAAGGAACATTACTATGTGAGTATGGCCAACACGTTACAGCGACATGCTGAAACTTCTGCTTCGTTTTTTAACAAATATGAGGATCAGCAGCTACGTAATTATAAAGGACATAGTGACGAAATTATTCATTCCTTTCAGTATCCTGGTACCAGACTTGAGTTGTTGGACCGGGAGGGGAAGGTGCTATTCTCTTCAACCGGATTTATGGTGCCAGATGATTATCCCCTACCTAAACGAGTGTTAACGGGGGAAGAAACCTACGATGTGGAGAGTATGGAAACAACTGACGAGTCAGTGTTAGCTTCTTATAGCCCCCTCATGTACAACGGGCAAACGATTGCTGTGTTGAAGTACACTACTTCATTAGAAGAGGCGAATCGTACGATTAGAACAATCATGTTGTGGTCGGTTGCTATAGGAAGCACTTTATCGATCTTCGTATTCTTCGTTAGTCTTTGGATTGCCAATTCATTAGTTACCCCTATACGAGAAATTACAAAGGGTGCCTCGAACTTAACGGAGAGTTATTTTCAACATCGTCTGAACGAAGCTTATCCCCACGAATTAGGGCGTTTGTCCAAAACGCTAAATTATATGGCTGAGGAAATAGAAACGAGCAATCGTATGAAGAATGAATTTATTTCTTCCATCTCTCATGAGCTGCGCACGCCTCTCACGGGGATAAAGGGGTGGGTAGACACGTTAAAGGGGAATAAGGGGTTAACGGATGAAGAACAAGAACAAGGGATGGAGATGTTATCCTCTGAAACCGACCGGTTAATTCATCTAGTTGAAGAGTTGCTTGACTTCTCAAGGTTCCAATCTAACCGTATCATCCTTCACAAGGAGTACTTCTGCCTTAGTCATTTAATCCAGGAGGTGTATGTGCAACTAGAGCCATATCTGTTAGAAAAGCAAATCACATGTACGTTGGTAAACAGTGGTGCGGTTGATCTGTTTGGTGATCGTGCTCGAATAAAACAGGTGCTCTTAAACCTAATGGATAATGCCATTAAATATTCTCAATCACAGACAATCATCGAGCTTTCACTGGAGTATACATCAGAAGAGGCCCGTGTAAGGATTAAAGACGAAGGGATTGGGATACAACAAGAGAAGCTACCTCATGTGAAGGAGACGTTCTACCAAAGTGATACAAGGCAAGCTGGGTCTGGTTTAGGGTTAGCAGTATCTGATAAAATTGTTAAACTACATGGAGGACATTTAGAGATACAAAGTGAATGGGGAAAGGGCACTGAAGTTATTGTTGTACTGCCAAGAGGATAG
- the smpB gene encoding SsrA-binding protein SmpB, giving the protein MAKGMGKTVAQNKKANHDFFIEETYETGIVLQGTEIKSIRAGRVNLKESFARIYKGEVYIHNMHISPYEQGNIFNHEPTRARKLLLHRKQINKLIGETQQQGYSLVPIKLYIKDGVAKLLIGLGKGKKKYDKREDLKRKQAKRDIDRAVKNSQYR; this is encoded by the coding sequence ATGGCCAAAGGAATGGGAAAGACCGTAGCCCAAAATAAAAAAGCGAACCATGACTTTTTTATAGAAGAAACGTATGAGACTGGAATTGTGCTTCAAGGAACAGAGATTAAATCGATCCGTGCAGGAAGAGTGAACTTAAAGGAATCCTTTGCACGTATTTATAAAGGAGAAGTCTACATTCACAACATGCACATCTCTCCTTATGAGCAAGGGAATATCTTCAACCACGAACCGACACGAGCTCGTAAACTGCTTCTGCACCGAAAACAAATCAACAAGCTAATCGGTGAAACACAACAGCAAGGCTATTCGCTCGTTCCCATTAAGCTGTATATTAAAGATGGCGTTGCCAAGCTATTAATCGGTCTTGGTAAAGGGAAGAAGAAATACGACAAGCGAGAGGACTTGAAGCGTAAACAGGCGAAACGAGATATTGATCGCGCCGTTAAGAATAGTCAGTACCGATAG
- a CDS encoding DoxX family protein: protein MDVAVIVIQVLLGLGFIMFGAMKFGAKQMVDEFNRYGYPSSFRMFTGTIEVAAAILMIVGIWNGALASIGAALIIVTMIGAILTHVKVGDPPKAMGMPIILLLLGVVVLVVQLTA, encoded by the coding sequence ATGGATGTCGCTGTAATCGTCATTCAAGTTCTTTTAGGATTGGGATTTATCATGTTCGGAGCCATGAAATTTGGTGCGAAGCAGATGGTTGATGAATTTAACCGTTATGGCTATCCTTCATCCTTTCGCATGTTCACGGGTACCATTGAAGTGGCAGCGGCTATATTGATGATTGTGGGAATTTGGAACGGGGCACTTGCAAGTATTGGAGCCGCTCTGATTATTGTTACGATGATCGGCGCCATCCTCACACATGTAAAGGTAGGCGACCCACCGAAAGCAATGGGGATGCCGATTATACTCCTCCTACTAGGAGTAGTCGTTCTTGTCGTTCAACTAACAGCATGA
- a CDS encoding GNAT family N-acetyltransferase, with protein sequence MHSHTLQIRKLTNDDYDSLLHMDTGIQDDYVVRIFPQLVSSNTQALYGLFEGDVMKTVAGYTIFADHFAMLGRLRSDRRFYSKGYATELLSYIIQDLRKLDNVQWIGAHTQIENKPARRVLDKLSISPVESTYHAAIDDWQHLGEIDPGTRWEEVTQLHEKKAWIQKLSETSFRIYPYEMYYPFPYVEQLLSDAYIESSAFYVNDDGTRYVMMKEDVKRVRRTHVKYLWDDLHEQRGLWRTIAYEAAKHPNNEAPWIDVLPTVYEALQDEHGMDFSEEWILYGDWKE encoded by the coding sequence GTGCACTCACACACACTTCAAATAAGAAAACTCACAAATGATGATTACGATTCTCTCCTACACATGGATACGGGTATACAAGATGATTACGTTGTACGTATTTTCCCGCAACTCGTAAGTTCAAACACCCAAGCGCTATACGGGTTGTTTGAAGGGGACGTAATGAAGACGGTTGCTGGGTATACCATCTTCGCTGACCACTTTGCAATGCTTGGGCGGTTACGAAGCGATCGCCGCTTCTACTCTAAAGGCTATGCTACAGAATTACTTTCTTATATTATTCAGGATTTACGAAAGCTAGATAACGTTCAATGGATTGGTGCACATACTCAAATTGAGAATAAACCGGCTCGCCGTGTACTTGATAAATTGTCCATCTCCCCAGTCGAATCTACTTATCATGCAGCAATAGACGATTGGCAACACCTTGGAGAAATAGACCCTGGAACAAGATGGGAAGAAGTGACACAACTACATGAGAAGAAAGCTTGGATTCAGAAACTCAGCGAAACGAGCTTCCGCATCTATCCTTATGAAATGTATTATCCATTCCCTTATGTAGAACAACTTCTGTCAGATGCCTACATCGAGTCCTCGGCATTCTACGTGAATGATGATGGTACGAGATATGTGATGATGAAAGAAGACGTCAAGCGGGTTAGACGTACTCATGTGAAATATCTATGGGACGACCTTCACGAACAAAGAGGACTTTGGCGAACGATTGCATACGAAGCTGCTAAGCATCCGAACAATGAGGCGCCATGGATTGATGTTCTTCCGACAGTTTATGAAGCGTTGCAGGATGAGCACGGAATGGATTTCAGCGAAGAATGGATCTTATATGGAGATTGGAAGGAATAG
- a CDS encoding polysaccharide deacetylase family protein, translated as MSRHDKRAKKYRRERIAIGVLFLLLFVVVRAAGANPLPQESKTATKQPFQRTNVVSAHKADQNVRLNEVTNRIQTKEEGVLYLTFDDGPNHNTLKLLDLLDRYHAKATFFMLEPYMERQRCAINRMVDEGHSIALHGVTHDQSKIYASATSVVDEMDQAQQTLQGITNEKTRLIRTPYGSVPHMKPSYREKVRANHFTLWDWNVDSKDWLYKDERYITEVNDQLQSIPSEHPAVILLHERATTLEHLERLLQTLSAKGYTFEALKEGMDPVQFG; from the coding sequence GTGAGTAGACATGACAAACGGGCGAAAAAATACAGAAGAGAACGAATTGCCATCGGGGTTTTATTTCTATTGTTATTTGTAGTTGTGAGGGCTGCAGGAGCTAACCCCTTGCCACAAGAAAGCAAAACAGCGACAAAGCAACCTTTTCAGCGGACAAATGTGGTATCAGCACATAAAGCTGATCAGAATGTTAGACTCAATGAGGTGACAAATCGGATTCAAACCAAAGAAGAAGGCGTTCTTTATTTAACCTTTGATGACGGACCTAACCATAACACTTTGAAGCTGTTAGATTTATTAGACCGCTATCATGCCAAGGCTACCTTCTTTATGTTGGAGCCATACATGGAACGACAGCGATGTGCAATAAATCGAATGGTTGATGAAGGTCACTCGATTGCTTTGCATGGTGTTACTCATGACCAGTCGAAAATATATGCATCTGCAACTTCAGTAGTGGATGAAATGGACCAAGCTCAACAGACATTACAGGGCATCACAAATGAGAAAACCCGTTTAATACGGACTCCTTATGGAAGCGTGCCTCACATGAAACCTTCCTATCGAGAAAAAGTCCGGGCAAATCATTTCACATTATGGGATTGGAATGTAGATAGTAAAGATTGGTTGTATAAAGATGAACGTTATATTACAGAAGTGAACGACCAGCTTCAGAGCATTCCTTCTGAACACCCTGCAGTTATTCTGCTCCATGAGAGAGCAACAACTCTAGAACATTTAGAACGATTACTACAAACTCTTTCTGCTAAAGGATATACATTTGAAGCTCTGAAAGAGGGAATGGACCCTGTCCAATTTGGATAA
- a CDS encoding VOC family protein codes for MKVLGYRHVTISDQSNEMVDFFENKLGLTNEWDNREGYEGGIFKSGNSWLEYWQSGKALSPTIMLQLVVDDADEFAQFAKHRELDLHGPIVEHGEKIYSLTAPNGMPMTIQSTIKG; via the coding sequence TTGAAAGTACTAGGGTATCGACACGTGACCATTTCCGATCAAAGCAATGAGATGGTAGATTTCTTTGAGAACAAATTAGGATTAACGAATGAATGGGACAACAGAGAAGGTTATGAAGGCGGTATATTCAAGAGTGGAAATAGTTGGCTTGAATATTGGCAATCCGGGAAAGCCTTGTCTCCTACTATTATGTTACAGCTCGTTGTAGATGATGCAGATGAATTTGCACAGTTTGCCAAACATCGAGAACTTGATTTACATGGTCCAATCGTTGAACATGGGGAGAAGATTTATTCATTGACGGCTCCGAACGGGATGCCGATGACAATCCAGTCCACAATTAAAGGTTAG
- a CDS encoding VOC family protein, whose protein sequence is MKHVTPYLTFPGNAKEALDFYKEAFQVEITNVQTFGDADFPTPEEMDDRIMHARLEKDGVLIMVSDAFLDQDVSAGNNISLALEFENDREIERVYSQLAEEGTVIMELQDTFWGARFAKVKDKFNIIWDLNLDKQ, encoded by the coding sequence ATGAAACACGTTACACCTTATCTAACGTTCCCAGGCAACGCGAAAGAAGCATTGGATTTCTACAAAGAGGCATTTCAAGTGGAGATTACGAACGTTCAGACGTTTGGAGACGCGGATTTCCCTACACCGGAAGAAATGGACGACCGCATTATGCACGCACGTTTAGAGAAGGACGGCGTACTCATTATGGTATCGGACGCATTTCTAGACCAAGATGTTTCTGCTGGGAATAACATTTCTCTCGCTCTTGAGTTTGAAAATGACAGAGAGATTGAACGCGTTTACAGCCAATTAGCAGAAGAAGGTACAGTGATTATGGAACTTCAAGATACGTTCTGGGGAGCACGCTTCGCGAAAGTAAAAGATAAATTTAACATCATTTGGGATTTAAACCTCGACAAACAATAA